The nucleotide sequence TCTAACTTTTACATGAAACCTAAACCTCAGAGAAGATCTCACTTATGGTTTGATGCCAGATCTTTCTTGATGATCTCTTGACCAAGCAGTAGGCTAtaactctctgtccctctctttcctcccttaCTCGCCACctatcctctctccctttcccaggATAACGGTAAGCTGCACCTGAACCTGCTGGAGCTGGAGGTGTCTGGTGACCCTAGAGGGTCACCCGAGGGGGTGCAGCAGTGTGTGACTCGGGCGCTGGCCGCACCCCTCTCCCCACGGACCAAGATCCTCTTTTCCCAGAGGGGCCTGCAGTATGCTGAGGACTATGGGACTTCTGTGCAAAGGTCAGGGGTCACTGGATTGTTTGTTGTTTTTAGATACAATCAGGAACCCAGAGAAAAAGAAACATGtcaatgcattttattgaatgaATGAAACTGGGAGAAATGCATTTTACCATGTTTTAAATCTTACTGTTGCTGTCCTCTGGCCTGCAGTGTGCTAACAGTCTATGAAGAGCATCACTTTACCATGTTTTAAATCTTACTGTTGCTGTCCTTTGGCCTGCAGTGTGCTAACAGTCTATGAAGAGCATCAGAAGCTGCTGAAAGAGCTTGGCAACAAGAAGAGAAGGGCTGAGAATGGGTGAGATTATAGCACATCTGTCAATATCATTACCAATAAAATAGTGTGATGTAGTGACTCAATATTGAGATTTGACAGTCAAACATGGAGAAGCAAATGTATAAACTGTTCATGGATTGGCTATTGACGTAGTTGTTGTATTGATTGATCTGCAGAGACAGCGAGGACCCAGAGAAGATGAGTAAAGGAGAAGACGGCTCCGCTGTGCCCGCTCCACCACCGGCCCCTCCCACAATGCCCCATGTTCCCATGACGACACCACCTCCACCCATGATGGGTGGGGACATGAGTGCGGCTCATGCAGGCTACGCAGGCTATGGAAGCTGGTATCAGGTACGACAGGGATTGTTACTGTACCATCTAGCCAGATATTAGACGAAAGCCCTCAAATTCAATCTGGACCTCGAAAACAGTTCCACTGTGTTTCTTTCATTTTCCCCCtttaatcagagactgatttagacctgagacaccaggtgggtgcgattaattatcaggtagaacagaaaaccagcaagTAGTTTGGACCTCATAGGGTAAGATTTGAATATCCCTGCACTCAAGTGTTGATTaatgttttttctctctttcagCAACCACAGTACGGGGGATACGGAGGCTACCAGCAACCCTGGAACTACAATCAGGGTTACTACCCTCCCAGCTAAGGGGGAAGAGAAATGCTGTGACACCATTGTTCAGTGAACTCACCACCATCTCAGTTTAAACTCCACGGATgagtccaaatggcaccttatttccTATGTTGTGCACTATCTTTGACCAGGGTCcaggtcaaaagtggtgcactttgtagggaataggttgccattaggGATTTAACTCATATCTTTTATCAGGAACAGGGGTGTGACATCTACTACTTGTTTGGTCTTTGAAAATGTGCTCTTGTACATTGTTTTAATGATAAACTATTTTTGTATTCTCTTCTACATGCAGTCCCTTTCACTTTAAGCAAACCCGTCTCTCCACAGGTCCTGTATTATTTAAAGTCTTGCATCATTCCAGAAGTATAGGCTAGTCTTTTTTTCTAATGTACATAATGGTGTTTTATAGTGTGAAGTCAGAGCTCTTTTCATACGAGCAGGTTAAGATCAATCTATTGTCCCTCATTCAAAGCTTGTGGATCACCATTCAAGTTTCTGCCCAGTCGAGTCCTCCAGACAGAAGATAGGGAAGCCATGTTGTTGTATGCAGGTACCAGTGCCTCTGGTCAAGCAAGGCGTAACAAGTGGATGTACGCTGTGCTGTACCTAATGGACATTTCCAAAAATAACAGCATTGGTCATGTTTGGTAAAACTTTAGGAGTAGGAAACTGTTAAATGTTTGTCAAAATCCACTTGTAAACCACCACAACTTTTGCCTTTATCACTCAGTTTTTGAAAATGTAACTTTTTAATCTTCACTTTTAACATTGCTCAATAAACCATTTCAGTGAAGCTTAATGTGAATTCGATGTATGTAGATTAAGTATCTGTTAAACTGATTTGGAGCCTTGGATTGTACAGCTTCATAAAAAATTACAGGTTATTCCTGTAAATTTTGAGTTGTTGCATTTTCTGTGGAAAGTATGTTCAGTCCACCACATTACTCTCCAAGTAAGTTTTATTCAAGTTTGAGTGAGTATGCAATAACACCACTGTAAAATGATTTAACTTTGAAAAACTACAATGCAGTGGAAAGTGTCAGTGTCGGCCCCATGAGAATCAATAGTCATCCATTTTGTGTTGCCATTAAAGATTCAGATTAAAGTTCAAAGTGTTTGTTGAAGGAGAATCAATCCATAGTTGACATCCTGGTCTCTGTCCTGTTGGGGGTGATAAATGATGTGTTGGCTCATAAAGCATCTTTTTACTTCAGGTCCTTATTTCTTTGCAACGACCAGCACAGCTGAAGGCACCAAACCTGAACAATGACACAACAGTTAAGAccgtatcaaatcaaatgttattggtcgctaCACAAACTAGAACACACCTTCAATCTCATATTAGATTAATCTCTAACTGCAACACAGCATAGAAGAAAGCAATATGTCTTTGGCTGGTTTTGACCTCTCCAGTCCTTTCAGATTAGTGCGGAtgaaggagaggaagccactttagactaTTGTGACTGTACAAGCCCAGTAAGAGGGGCATCGTCCTGTCTGCTCACCCAACTCCTGTAGGGGTTTCTCCATGTCCAGTTCTGTGTAAACGCGGCGTGGGTACGGGGACAGCAGCGTGAAGTCCTGGCCCTCGGGGGCGTCGCCATTCATCTGGATGTAGACACGCACGGCAGCCAGCGGCTCCTGGGCCTTGAACACGGAGGTCAGTGCCGAGCCATCAAGCATACGCACCTGCGAAAAGGAGGATGAATTAATAAACTTTATTGACTGTTGAGACACCAAACAACAGTTGTCTAAAGATTATTGTGCAAACAAACTCATAAAAAAGATCTGTTGTATTACAACTGTTGTGTCAAATGCGTTGTACATCAGTTGTGAGTATGAACAGAATGAAAACTAAGCCATAGACATCCATGGCCCCTTACCTGTATTCTGCACTCGTTATAGTCCTTCTTGGCGGGAGGCGGGCCCTGACtgggtggagaggagggagggcccTCTGCTGAAGGGGAGGTTACTGCTCTACTAGAAGAACCACCTCCAAACTGGAGAAGAGAGGCATAGAAGGGGTTAGTGCATTCAACTCTTTCTATGAAAGATATGGAGACGTTATTTAGCAACAGTTCAGCATACGGGTCAGATGCTGTAGGTGCAGTCAGTACCTTaagtgctctctcctctctgtcacgtGCTATCTTGTCTCGCACCCGCTGCCTGAAAAAGAGAGCAGTCattggattaaaaaaaatatgtatatatttaactaggcaagtcagttaagaacaaattcttatttacaatgacggcctaccccggccaaacctggatgacgctgggccaattgtgcgccgccccatgggactcccaaacacggccggatgtgatacagcctggattcgtaccagggactgtagtgatgcgtcttgcactgagatgcagtgccttagaccgctgggcCACTCGGGAGCAAGAGAAGAGTTGTGGAGTGGGAATAGACCTCATTTGCACTAAGCCGTTTAGAAGAAGCAACTATTGGCGGGGGCTGAAAACATTActagctatttttgtttcttaaATTCCTCTCAAAGCTCATTGGAGGAGGTTCGAGGGAGGGACCTTGGATCCTCTCCTCCAATGCGCTTTGAGACAACAGCCAtgtcgagagcatcaaatccatccGTGATGTAttgtgggtaaattgtgactgactaaatgatctacaaataataatactTATAAACAAAGTATTTTGTAGATCAGTTAATTGGCAGTCGCCTGCAATGCTGGCTGAAATGACTAACAAGCCAATTGACTTCATGGCTTACTTGGCCATTTTGTCGTCGTTCTTCTCTCTCTGGCGCAGGTCGACCATTTTCTTCATCTCATCCTCCTGCAGTTTCTGTTTGACCTGCAGCAGCTCCTGGCCCTGCCTcctcctctgcttctctctgtccacctcttccgcttgctccctctctctccgctcctccTGCTTCACCCGCATCAGATCCTCTagcctggtacacacacacacacaggcagacatgcagacagacacaggtTTCATTGTATGCCGTCTCTTTGTATTTCCAACAGAAGGCCTACCCTTTTGCTGATCTTATTGAGTAACACCTTTTGACCAAACCTCAGTTTCTGACAGAATAAGATAAGTGTGTAAACAGAGGTAGAGGTGAATTATCTGACCTCTTTATCTGCTCACGTTTCtcctcctctgtcattggttGTTTGGCATCCCCGTCATGGATCATCTGGTCTCCCCCATCTGTAGCTAAAAGGTAGAGTTAACATATAAGAGGTGAGGGACAAGAAGACAATGTAAACCAACAACCATGTTAAACAGTAATGGGAAGCCATAGTTATAACTCGATCATAACAATATAAGTAACCATAATACAAAATGCTGTCATGACAATTGACCACTTACCAGggtctgctccctctgctgtggGCTGGGCTGCTGGACTGGGCAGTTGTGGGTCACTTCCTCCAAGCACGTTCCCCACAGGAGGTACATAGGGCTCGTCAATGTCTGGGTCACCCTCATGTTCCATCAACCTGTGGAAGAAGCATGAT is from Salvelinus namaycush isolate Seneca chromosome 17, SaNama_1.0, whole genome shotgun sequence and encodes:
- the LOC120062437 gene encoding UBX domain-containing protein 1-like, with the translated sequence MAEQTTLDSLLEMGFDRNRAEKAVAHTGNQGIERAMDWLMEHEGDPDIDEPYVPPVGNVLGGSDPQLPSPAAQPTAEGADPATDGGDQMIHDGDAKQPMTEEEKREQIKRLEDLMRVKQEERREREQAEEVDREKQRRRQGQELLQVKQKLQEDEMKKMVDLRQREKNDDKMAKQRVRDKIARDREERALKFGGGSSSRAVTSPSAEGPPSSPPSQGPPPAKKDYNECRIQVRMLDGSALTSVFKAQEPLAAVRVYIQMNGDAPEGQDFTLLSPYPRRVYTELDMEKPLQELGLVPSAVLVVAKK